Proteins encoded within one genomic window of Polynucleobacter duraquae:
- a CDS encoding transglycosylase SLT domain-containing protein encodes MEGSVLMLWRYAAILLISVLTGCASTGDWSSDVPTRQDPRASNAKRVNLKDQSVSDLYAPSSNLWIRIRDGFEMEPMNTPLEIEQVRWLSARPDYVQRSMARSSRYLFYIVQEVNARKMPTEIALLPFVESAFVTHAKSSAKAMGLWQFMPATGKDFRLTQNVFRDERRDVLQSTDAALDYLQRLHKQFGSWDLALAAYNWGAGNVSKAQKRNLAAGLPTDYLSLKMPNETRNYVPKLMAYRQIVLDPKAYGIVLPDLENHPYFVAVDVGSDIDVALVIQLSEIPESEFHSLNPSFNKPVILSNANQQILLPFGHAEVFQENLKKYTKPLSSWTAVQVSKTESVDQAAKTLGVDAETLRAVNGIPKGMRIRAGSTVLVPKTNHRPGDISVALAENGSLNLLKSAPSTPKNCAKGAKCPVVKTGKAATKGNSSANNAANQHKSASTGLAKSAKNGSSNTTSSTPKASTSKGASKIQ; translated from the coding sequence ATGGAAGGATCGGTTCTGATGTTGTGGCGCTATGCGGCGATATTGCTGATCTCGGTACTAACAGGTTGCGCTAGTACTGGAGATTGGTCCTCGGATGTGCCGACACGTCAGGATCCGCGCGCCTCTAACGCGAAGCGGGTAAACCTAAAAGATCAATCTGTCAGCGATCTGTACGCACCATCGAGCAACCTCTGGATTCGGATTCGAGATGGTTTCGAGATGGAGCCCATGAACACGCCGCTGGAGATCGAGCAAGTACGTTGGCTTAGCGCACGCCCAGACTATGTTCAACGCTCAATGGCTCGCTCATCACGTTATCTGTTTTATATCGTGCAAGAGGTCAATGCACGCAAGATGCCAACCGAGATCGCTTTGCTTCCGTTTGTCGAAAGCGCATTTGTGACGCACGCCAAATCCAGCGCAAAGGCCATGGGCTTGTGGCAATTTATGCCTGCAACCGGTAAAGATTTTCGGCTAACGCAAAACGTCTTTAGGGATGAACGTAGAGATGTCTTGCAATCTACTGATGCTGCTTTGGATTACTTGCAACGTTTACATAAGCAGTTTGGCAGTTGGGATCTCGCCTTAGCTGCGTATAACTGGGGTGCAGGTAATGTCTCAAAAGCGCAAAAACGCAATCTTGCTGCTGGACTCCCTACCGATTACCTAAGTCTCAAGATGCCCAATGAGACTCGCAACTATGTTCCAAAGTTAATGGCCTACCGGCAGATTGTTTTGGATCCCAAAGCCTATGGCATTGTTCTGCCAGATTTAGAAAACCATCCTTATTTCGTTGCCGTGGATGTCGGGTCTGATATTGATGTGGCTCTAGTAATTCAGTTAAGCGAAATACCAGAGAGCGAGTTTCATAGTTTGAATCCTTCTTTTAATAAGCCGGTCATCTTGAGTAATGCTAATCAGCAAATCTTGCTACCGTTTGGGCATGCCGAGGTGTTTCAAGAAAATCTCAAGAAGTACACTAAGCCACTATCTTCTTGGACTGCAGTACAGGTAAGTAAGACAGAATCAGTCGACCAGGCTGCAAAAACACTGGGTGTTGATGCCGAAACCTTAAGAGCGGTCAATGGCATACCTAAAGGTATGAGAATTCGGGCAGGTTCAACGGTTTTAGTACCCAAAACTAACCATCGCCCTGGGGATATCTCGGTAGCATTGGCAGAAAATGGCAGTCTGAATTTGCTTAAGTCAGCACCGTCAACGCCTAAAAATTGTGCAAAAGGGGCTAAGTGCCCGGTGGTAAAGACTGGAAAAGCTGCCACTAAGGGTAATTCTTCTGCAAATAATGCTGCAAATCAGCATAAATCCGCATCGACAGGGCTTGCAAAATCTGCGAAAAATGGATCTTCGAATACAACTAGCTCGACTCCCAAGGCTTCAACTAGTAAGGGAGCTAGCAAGATTCAGTAA
- a CDS encoding propionate--CoA ligase yields MSYKSEHERSIKDPDGFWGEQAKLIHWEKPFNKVLDYANPPFAKWFEGGLTNLCYNAVDRHLKDRADQIALVAVSTETNLEKAYTFKELYEEVNRIAAIYKANGVQKGDRVLMYMPMIAEACFAMLACARIGAIHSVVFGGFASHSLASRIDDAKPKMIVTAEAGARGGKAVPYKPLLDEAIKLASYKPEKVLIMNRGLTEFTTVAGRDLDYVTERQKHLNDLVPIEWVDATHTSYILYTSGTTGKPKGVQRDTGGYAVALASTMKHIFCGNPGETMFCTSDIGWVVGHSYIIYAPLINGMATILYEGTPLRPDAGIWWELVEKYKVSVMFSAPTAVRVLKKQDPAFLTKYDLSSLRALFLAGEPLDEPTATWIHDAIKKPIVDNYWQTETGWPMLAIQRGVEVMPHKFGSPGVPSFGYNMKLLDDATSEELGPDRKGVIAIEGPLPPGCMQTVWGDDKRFVSTYWETIPGKMIYSTFDWGIKDADGYFFILGRTDDVINVAGHRLGTREIEESISSHPNISEVAVVGIEDKLKGQAAIAFVIPKDASNTATLEAECMKTVDTTLGAIARPGRVYVVTALPKTRSGKIVRRALQAVAEGRDPGDISTMEDQTVLAQIKTIIEQSAKS; encoded by the coding sequence ATGTCTTATAAATCAGAACACGAACGTTCCATTAAAGACCCAGATGGATTCTGGGGAGAGCAGGCAAAACTCATTCATTGGGAAAAACCGTTTAATAAGGTTCTGGATTATGCAAACCCCCCGTTTGCAAAATGGTTTGAGGGTGGATTAACTAATCTCTGCTACAACGCAGTTGATCGTCACCTCAAAGATCGTGCTGATCAGATTGCTCTAGTCGCTGTTTCAACAGAAACGAATCTAGAAAAAGCATACACATTCAAAGAGCTTTACGAAGAAGTTAATCGTATTGCAGCCATCTACAAAGCGAACGGTGTTCAAAAGGGCGATCGCGTCCTGATGTATATGCCGATGATTGCTGAGGCCTGTTTCGCTATGCTCGCTTGTGCACGCATTGGTGCCATTCACTCTGTAGTGTTTGGTGGCTTTGCATCGCATAGCCTGGCATCACGTATCGATGATGCAAAACCGAAAATGATTGTGACTGCAGAGGCGGGCGCGCGAGGTGGTAAAGCGGTTCCTTACAAGCCTTTACTCGATGAAGCAATCAAGCTCGCAAGCTACAAGCCCGAGAAAGTCCTGATTATGAATCGTGGCCTCACTGAGTTCACCACAGTGGCTGGTCGCGATTTGGATTACGTAACTGAGCGCCAAAAGCACCTCAATGATTTAGTACCGATTGAGTGGGTGGATGCAACCCATACTTCCTATATTTTGTATACCTCTGGTACTACTGGTAAACCTAAAGGCGTGCAACGTGACACCGGTGGTTATGCAGTCGCCTTGGCCTCCACCATGAAGCACATCTTCTGTGGTAACCCGGGTGAGACCATGTTCTGTACATCAGATATTGGTTGGGTAGTGGGTCATAGCTACATCATTTACGCACCATTGATCAACGGCATGGCAACCATTCTTTACGAAGGCACGCCCTTGCGTCCTGATGCAGGTATTTGGTGGGAACTGGTTGAGAAGTACAAAGTATCAGTCATGTTCTCTGCACCAACTGCAGTTCGTGTTCTCAAGAAACAAGATCCTGCCTTCTTAACTAAATACGATCTCTCGAGCTTGCGTGCTTTGTTCTTGGCAGGCGAGCCTTTGGATGAGCCAACGGCAACCTGGATTCATGATGCGATTAAGAAGCCGATCGTGGATAACTATTGGCAGACGGAAACTGGTTGGCCGATGTTGGCAATTCAGCGTGGGGTAGAAGTGATGCCACACAAGTTTGGCTCACCTGGTGTCCCATCATTTGGTTACAACATGAAGTTATTAGATGATGCGACTTCGGAAGAGTTAGGCCCAGATCGAAAGGGCGTTATTGCGATTGAAGGTCCTTTGCCTCCAGGCTGCATGCAAACTGTCTGGGGTGATGACAAACGTTTTGTGAGTACTTATTGGGAAACTATCCCCGGTAAGATGATTTACTCTACTTTTGACTGGGGTATCAAAGATGCGGATGGCTACTTTTTTATCTTAGGCCGAACTGATGACGTGATAAACGTTGCCGGTCATCGCTTAGGCACCCGTGAAATTGAAGAGAGCATCTCTAGCCACCCAAATATCTCAGAAGTGGCAGTAGTGGGTATTGAGGACAAGTTAAAGGGTCAGGCTGCGATTGCCTTTGTGATTCCAAAGGATGCCTCTAATACAGCCACTCTTGAAGCGGAGTGCATGAAGACTGTAGACACCACTCTAGGGGCGATTGCTCGTCCTGGTCGGGTTTATGTAGTCACAGCCTTGCCCAAGACCCGCTCAGGCAAGATCGTCCGCCGTGCTCTCCAAGCTGTAGCTGAAGGGCGCGATCCTGGTGACATCAGCACGATGGAAGATCAAACTGTTTTGGCCCAAATTAAGACCATCATCGAGCAAAGCGCCAAGTCTTAA
- the carA gene encoding glutamine-hydrolyzing carbamoyl-phosphate synthase small subunit → MLPSFPPAVLALADGTLFPGLSIGCPGETTGEVVFNTALTGYQEIITDPSYSRQIVTLTYPHIGNVGVNGQDAESDQIHAAGLVVKDLSKRVSNFRSEETLDSYLIKAGVVGISGIDTRKLTRILRDKGAQSGAIVAGKMGDDAEVLGKKALELAKAFPGMAGLDLAKVVTTKSLYQWREAEWDLHGPDGKPAYRSLDTRKPIKKVVAYDFGVKRNILRMLTERGCELTIVPAQTSAAEVLAMNPDGVFFSNGPGDPGPCDYAIAAAKEIIEKGVPTFGICLGHQIMGLAAGAKTLKMKFGHHGANHPVKDLDTGRVAITSQNHGFAVDANTLPDNIRVTHVSLFDGSLQGLAWKDKPALCFQGHPEASPGPHDIAYLFDRFVELMNAAAVSNKGGK, encoded by the coding sequence TTGCTTCCTTCTTTTCCTCCCGCCGTGTTGGCCTTAGCCGACGGCACTCTATTTCCCGGCCTTAGTATTGGTTGCCCTGGCGAAACTACCGGCGAAGTTGTTTTCAATACTGCACTTACTGGTTATCAAGAGATCATTACTGATCCTAGTTACTCGCGCCAAATTGTTACCTTGACTTACCCACATATCGGAAACGTTGGGGTAAACGGTCAAGATGCTGAGTCAGATCAGATTCATGCGGCTGGCTTAGTTGTCAAAGACCTTTCTAAGCGTGTCTCGAATTTCCGCTCTGAAGAAACTCTGGATAGCTACCTCATCAAGGCGGGGGTAGTTGGTATTTCCGGTATTGATACCCGTAAGCTCACTCGCATCCTACGCGATAAGGGCGCTCAGTCTGGCGCCATTGTTGCTGGCAAGATGGGTGATGACGCAGAGGTTCTTGGTAAGAAAGCCTTGGAGCTAGCTAAAGCTTTTCCAGGCATGGCTGGTCTAGATCTAGCCAAAGTCGTGACAACAAAATCCCTATATCAATGGCGCGAAGCTGAGTGGGATCTGCATGGTCCTGACGGCAAACCTGCATATCGATCTTTAGATACTCGTAAGCCAATCAAAAAAGTAGTTGCCTATGATTTTGGTGTGAAGCGCAATATTTTGCGCATGCTTACTGAGCGTGGCTGCGAGCTAACCATCGTTCCTGCCCAAACTAGCGCCGCCGAAGTCTTGGCAATGAACCCAGATGGTGTGTTCTTCTCAAATGGCCCTGGAGACCCCGGCCCTTGTGATTATGCGATTGCTGCTGCAAAAGAAATTATTGAAAAGGGTGTTCCAACATTCGGTATTTGCTTGGGCCACCAAATTATGGGCTTGGCTGCTGGCGCTAAAACCTTGAAGATGAAATTTGGCCACCATGGTGCGAATCACCCTGTAAAGGATTTGGATACTGGGCGCGTAGCAATTACTTCTCAGAATCATGGTTTTGCAGTTGATGCAAATACTTTGCCTGACAACATTCGTGTGACGCATGTGTCTTTATTTGATGGTTCACTGCAAGGTCTAGCTTGGAAAGACAAGCCTGCTTTGTGTTTTCAAGGCCATCCTGAGGCCTCACCGGGTCCTCACGATATTGCTTATTTATTTGATCGTTTTGTGGAGCTCATGAATGCTGCCGCTGTTAGTAATAAGGGGGGCAAATAA
- the carB gene encoding carbamoyl-phosphate synthase large subunit, with the protein MPKRSDIKSILIIGAGPIVIGQACEFDYSGAQACKALRDEGYKVILVNSNPATIMTDPEMADVTYIEPITWEVVERIIATEKPDAILPTMGGQTALNCALDLHRHGVLEKYGCELIGASPEAIDKAEDRQKFKDAMTKIGLGSAKSGIAHSMDEAHEVQQRIQKETDSLGFPVVIRPSFTMGGSGGGIAYNREEFEEICKRGLDLSPTRELLIEESLLGWKEFEMEVVRDRADNCIIVCSIENLDPMGVHTGDSITVAPAQTLTDKEYQILRNASIAVLREIGVDTGGSNVQFSINPVDGRMIVIEMNPRVSRSSALASKATGFPIAKIAAKLAVGYTLDELKNDITGGATPASFEPSIDYVVTKIPRFAFEKFPQADSRLTTQMKSVGEVMAIGRTFQESFQKALRGLEVGVDGLDEVSTDLDDIIQEIGEPGPDRIWYLADAFRMGMGLDEVYNETKVDPWFLEQIEELITMETELKQRKLDSLSAPELRFIKQKGFSDRRLAKLLNVDASSVRAARHRLKVVPVYKRVDTCAAEFSTNTAYLYSTYEAEHGECESQPSIKDKIMVLGGGPNRIGQGIEFDYCCVHAALAMREDGYETIMVNCNPETVSTDYDTSDRLYFEPLTLEDVLEIVAIEKPKGVIVQYGGQTPLKLALDLEANGVPIIGTSPDMIDAAEDRERFQKLLHELNLRQPPNRTARAEDEALKLAEEIGYPLVVRPSYVLGGRAMEIVHDGRDLERYMREAVKVSHDSPVLLDRFLNDAIECDVDCISDGEQVFIGGVMEHIEQAGVHSGDSACSLPPYSLSDETITEIKRQTAAMAKGLNVVGLMNVQFAIQHVDGKDVIYVLEVNPRASRTVPFVSKATGLQLAKIAARCMVGQTLKQQGILNEVKPAYFSVKEAVFPFNKFPGIDPILGPEMRSTGEVMGVGKTFGEALFKSQLGAGIKLPKSGTVLLTVKDSDKPKAVEVAKLLHQLGFPMVATKGTAAAIEAVGLPVRVVNKVKDGRPHIVDLIKNGEISLVFTTVDETRTAIADSRSIRTSAQANNVTYYTTISAARAVMDGLMTSQNGNKGSLEVYSLQNLHKTLN; encoded by the coding sequence ATGCCTAAGCGTAGCGACATTAAGAGCATCCTGATTATTGGCGCTGGTCCAATAGTGATTGGACAGGCTTGTGAGTTTGACTATTCTGGTGCACAAGCTTGTAAAGCTTTGCGTGATGAAGGTTACAAAGTCATTCTGGTAAACAGTAATCCTGCCACCATCATGACTGACCCAGAGATGGCCGATGTGACTTATATCGAGCCGATTACTTGGGAAGTGGTCGAGCGCATTATTGCGACTGAGAAACCTGATGCTATTTTGCCAACGATGGGTGGTCAAACTGCCTTGAACTGTGCACTCGATTTACATCGCCATGGCGTCCTTGAGAAATACGGTTGCGAATTGATTGGCGCTTCACCAGAAGCAATTGACAAAGCAGAAGACCGTCAAAAGTTTAAAGATGCAATGACCAAGATTGGTCTGGGCTCTGCGAAGTCTGGCATTGCACACTCTATGGATGAAGCGCATGAAGTGCAGCAACGCATTCAGAAAGAGACTGACAGTTTAGGCTTTCCGGTAGTCATCCGTCCCTCATTTACGATGGGTGGATCAGGCGGTGGTATTGCTTACAACCGTGAAGAGTTTGAAGAGATTTGTAAACGCGGTTTAGATTTATCGCCAACCCGAGAACTCCTCATTGAAGAGTCTCTCTTGGGTTGGAAAGAGTTCGAGATGGAAGTAGTGCGTGACCGCGCTGATAACTGCATCATCGTTTGCTCAATCGAAAACTTAGACCCGATGGGTGTGCATACCGGCGACTCGATCACCGTTGCCCCTGCGCAAACCTTGACAGATAAAGAGTATCAAATTTTGCGCAATGCTTCGATTGCGGTCTTGCGTGAGATTGGTGTGGATACTGGTGGTTCAAACGTGCAGTTCTCGATTAATCCAGTTGATGGTCGCATGATCGTCATTGAGATGAACCCACGTGTGTCACGTTCATCTGCCTTGGCGTCTAAAGCAACCGGTTTCCCGATTGCCAAGATAGCTGCGAAGCTGGCAGTGGGTTACACCTTAGATGAGTTGAAGAATGACATCACCGGTGGCGCTACGCCAGCATCCTTTGAGCCATCAATCGATTACGTAGTTACGAAGATTCCCCGTTTTGCGTTTGAGAAATTTCCACAAGCAGATTCTCGTTTAACCACGCAGATGAAGTCCGTAGGTGAAGTGATGGCCATTGGTCGTACATTCCAAGAATCTTTCCAAAAAGCATTGCGCGGTTTAGAGGTTGGTGTTGATGGTCTCGATGAAGTTTCTACAGACTTAGATGACATCATTCAAGAAATCGGTGAGCCAGGACCAGACCGGATTTGGTATCTGGCGGACGCGTTCCGTATGGGCATGGGCTTGGATGAGGTTTACAACGAGACTAAGGTGGACCCTTGGTTCTTGGAACAAATCGAAGAACTCATCACTATGGAGACTGAGCTAAAGCAGCGTAAGCTCGATAGCTTATCAGCACCAGAGTTGCGTTTTATTAAGCAAAAAGGTTTCTCAGATCGTCGCTTAGCAAAATTATTAAATGTAGACGCCTCTTCTGTTCGTGCTGCACGTCATCGTCTCAAAGTGGTGCCGGTCTATAAACGAGTAGATACCTGTGCCGCGGAGTTCTCTACGAATACGGCTTATCTGTATTCCACTTACGAAGCTGAGCATGGTGAGTGCGAATCTCAGCCAAGTATTAAAGACAAGATCATGGTTTTGGGCGGCGGTCCTAACCGTATCGGTCAAGGTATTGAGTTTGACTATTGCTGCGTTCATGCAGCCTTGGCAATGCGCGAAGATGGTTATGAAACCATCATGGTGAACTGCAACCCAGAAACAGTTTCTACTGACTACGATACTTCTGATCGCTTGTACTTCGAGCCTTTGACTCTAGAAGATGTTCTAGAGATCGTGGCAATTGAAAAGCCAAAAGGCGTCATCGTTCAGTATGGCGGCCAGACTCCCTTGAAGTTGGCTTTGGATCTCGAGGCTAATGGGGTGCCAATTATTGGTACATCACCAGACATGATTGATGCAGCAGAAGATCGCGAGCGTTTCCAGAAGCTATTGCATGAGTTGAATTTGCGTCAGCCGCCTAACCGTACTGCTCGTGCTGAAGATGAAGCTCTCAAACTGGCTGAAGAAATTGGTTACCCATTGGTGGTGCGTCCTTCTTACGTCTTAGGTGGCCGTGCAATGGAAATCGTTCATGACGGCCGTGATCTTGAGCGCTATATGCGTGAAGCGGTCAAAGTGTCTCATGACTCACCAGTATTGCTGGATCGCTTTTTGAATGATGCGATCGAGTGTGATGTGGACTGCATTAGTGACGGTGAGCAGGTATTTATCGGTGGCGTGATGGAGCACATTGAGCAAGCTGGTGTGCACTCAGGTGACTCTGCCTGTTCTTTGCCACCATATTCCTTATCTGACGAAACGATTACAGAAATCAAACGTCAAACTGCAGCAATGGCTAAAGGTTTGAACGTCGTTGGTTTGATGAACGTGCAGTTTGCGATTCAGCACGTCGATGGTAAGGATGTCATCTACGTACTTGAGGTGAACCCGCGTGCCTCTCGTACCGTTCCGTTTGTATCAAAAGCGACTGGTTTGCAGTTAGCGAAGATTGCAGCGCGCTGTATGGTGGGTCAAACTCTAAAACAGCAGGGTATTTTGAATGAAGTGAAGCCAGCTTACTTCTCAGTAAAAGAAGCTGTATTTCCATTCAATAAGTTCCCAGGCATTGATCCGATCCTAGGTCCAGAGATGCGCTCTACCGGCGAGGTGATGGGTGTTGGTAAGACTTTTGGTGAAGCGCTTTTCAAATCCCAATTAGGCGCAGGAATTAAGTTGCCTAAGAGTGGTACCGTGCTCTTGACGGTAAAAGATAGCGATAAGCCAAAGGCAGTTGAAGTTGCTAAACTGTTGCATCAATTGGGATTCCCTATGGTTGCCACTAAAGGTACTGCCGCAGCAATTGAGGCAGTTGGCTTACCGGTACGTGTAGTAAACAAGGTTAAGGATGGTCGCCCACATATTGTTGACTTGATTAAGAATGGTGAGATATCTCTAGTATTTACTACAGTGGATGAGACCCGCACTGCAATTGCAGATTCACGCTCCATTCGTACTAGCGCTCAAGCTAATAATGTGACTTACTACACCACGATTAGTGCAGCACGTGCGGTAATGGATGGCTTGATGACATCGCAAAATGGCAACAAAGGGTCTCTAGAGGTATATTCATTGCAAAATCTACACAAGACTCTCAATTAA